GCGGTCTGCCCAGCTACCTCAAGGTGCTCGTCGAGCGCTTCGACGAGCTGGCCCTGCCGCGGGAGCGGTGGCGGCTGGAGAAGGCCATGGTCACGGCCGAACCCCTCCCCGACTCACTGCGCGAGCTGCTCACCGAACGGGTGCCCACGGTGCGCATGGCGTACGGCACCGGGGAGACGGGTCTGCTGGCGTACGAGACGGGTGACGGGCACGGGCTGGCCCTCGCGGACGGGGTCCTCGTCCAGGTGTGCGACCCCTCCGGCGCGCCGCTCGAGGACGAGACCGAGGGCGAGGTGGTCGTCACCGTCCTGCGGCCGGAGTACCCGCTCGTGCGCTTCGGCACGGGGGACCGCTCCGGGTGGATGACGGCCCCCGACGGGTCCCTGCGTCTGCGTGGGGTCCTGGGCCGGACCGGCGCCGCGGTGAAGGTCAAGGGCATGTTCCTCCACCCCAGCCAGGCCGTCGCCGTCATGACCGGCATCGACGGGGTGGAGGGCTACCGCTTCGTCATCGGCCGCGAGGACCACGTGGACACCCTGCGCTGCGAGGTCGTGCCCGCCACGGGCGGTGACCCCACCTCCCTGACCGAGCAGGTCGCACAGCGGGTGCGCGACGGGCTGCGCTTCCGCGCCGAGGTCGTCGCCGTCACCCACCTCACCGCCGGCGAGGGCCCCCTGCTGGACCTGCGCGACTGGGACTGAGCCGCAGGCACCACTCCCACCCCATGACGAAGGGGGCGGACCCTCCCCTCGGGAAGGTCCGCCCCCGTCGTGCGGGTGCTGGCGTCAGTCGACCCGGACGGCCTCCGGGGCGTCGGCGGTCTCGCCACCGTCACCGTTGTCGCGGCGACGACGGCGGCGACCGCCGCCCTCGCGACCACCCTCGCGGCGACCGCCACGGCCACCCTCGTCGTCACCCGTCGAGCCGGAGGAGAGCTCCTCCTCCTGCTCGGCGGTGAGGACGGCGGCGAGGCTGAGCTTGCCGCGCGGGTCGATCTCCTTCAGCTCGACCTGGACCTTCTGGCCCACACCGAGGATGTCCTCGACCGCGTCGATCCGCTTGCCGCCGACGAGCTTGCGCACCTCGGAGATGTGCAGCAGGCCGTCCTTGCCGGGCAGCAGGGAGACGAACGCGCCGAAGGTCGTCGTCTTCACGACGGTCCCGAGGAAACGCTCGCCGACCTCCGGCATCTGCGGGTTGGCGATCGCATTGATCGCGTTGCGCGCGGCGTCGGCGGACGGGCCGTCGACCGCACCGATGAAGACGGTGCCGTCGTCCTCGATGCTGATGTCGGCGCCGGTGTCGTCCTGGATCTGGTTGATCATCTTGCCCTTCGGGCCGATGACCTCACCGATCTTGTCGACCGGAACGTTGACCGTGATGATCCGCGGCGCGGTCGCCGCCATCTCGTCGGGCGCGTCGATGGCCTCGTTCATGACGTCGAGGATGTGCGTGCGGGCGTCACGGGCCTGGGTCAGCGCGCCACCGAGCACCGAGGCGGGGATGCCGTCGAGCTTGGTGTCGAGCTGGATGGCCGTGATGAACTCACGCGTGCCGGCGACCTTGAAGTCCATGTCGCCGAAGGCGTCCTCGGCACCGAGGATGTCGGTCAGGGCCGCGTAGCGAGTTTCGGGGCCGTCCCCTGTGTCGACAACGTCGGAGACCAGACCCATGGCGATGCCGGCCACGGCGGCGCGCAGCGGCACACCGGCGTTGAGCAGCGACATCGTCGAGGCACAGACCGAGCCCATGGAGGTCGAGCCGTTGGACCCGAGGGCCTCGGAGACCTGACGGATCGCGTACGGGAACTCCTCGCGCGTCGGCAGCACCGGCAGGAGCGCACGCTCGGCGAGCGCTCCGTGGCCGATCTCGCGGCGCTTCGGGCTGCCCACCCGACCGGTCTCCCCGGTCGAGTACGGCGGGAAGTTGTAGTTGTGCATGTAGCGCTTCTTGTTGACCGGGCTCAGGGAGTCGATCGTCTGCTCGAGCTTGAGCATGTTGAGCGTGGTGACACCCATGATCTGGGTCTCGCCGCGCTCGAAGAGCGCCGAGCCGTGCACGCGCGGCAGGACCTCGACCTCCGCGCCGAGGGCGCGGATGTCGGCCAGACCACGACCATCGATACGGACCTTGTCGCGCAGGATGCGCTGGCGCACCTGTGCCTTCTGCACCGAGCGGTACGCGGCGGACAGCTCCTTCTCCCGACCGGCGAACCGCCCGGGGGCGTCCTCGGTGCCGCCGAGGGAGGCCTTCATGGCGTCCTTGATCTCGTCGAGGCGGTCCTCACGCTCGGCCTTGCCCGCGATCTGCAGGGCGGACGCGAGGTCGGCGGAGGTGGCCTCCTCGACCGCGGCGTAGGCGTCGTCCTCGTAGTCGAGGAAGATCGGGAAGTCCTCGACGGGCTTGGCGGCGCGCGTGGCCATGTCGGCCTGGGCGTCGCACAGGACCTTGATGAACTTCTTGGAGGCCTCGAGGCCCTCGGCGACGACCTCTTCGGTCGGGGCCTGCTTGCCCTGGTTCTTCACGAGGTCCCAAGTGGCGGTCGTGGACTCGGCCTCGACCATCATGACCGCGACGTCGCCGCCCTCGACCACACGACCGGCGACGACCATGTCGAAGGTCGAGCGCTCGCTGTCGCTGAAGTTCGGGAAGGCGACCCACTGGCCGTCGATGAGCGAGACGCGGACCGCACCGATCGGGCCCGAGAAGGGCAGACCGGAGATCTGGGTCGAGGCGGACGCGGCGTTGATCGCGAGGACGTCGTACTGGTGGTCCGGGTGGACCGACAGGACGGAGATGACGACCTGGACCTCGTTGCGCAGACCCTTGGTGAAGGTCGGGCGCAGCGGGCGGTCGATGAGGCGGCAGGTGAGGATGGCGTCCGTGCTGGGACGACCCTCACGGCGGAAGAAGCTCCCGGGGATGCGGCCGGCGGCGTACATCCGCTCCTCGACGTCCACCGTCAGGGGGAAGAAGTCGAGGTGCTCCTTCGGGTTCTTGCTCGCGGTCGTGGTCGACAGGAGCATCGTCTCGCCGTCCAGGTAGGCGCTGACGGCGCCACCGGCCTGCTGGGCGAGGCGCCCGGTCTCGAACCGGACGGTGCGGGTGCCGAAGGCGCCATTGTCGATGGTCGCCTCGGAGGCAGTGATCTCAGGACCCTCCATCGGGTCCTCCTTTTCTCTCTACGTACCGGGCGCATCGTCGTTGTGCCCCGGTCATGTCTTCTGCTGAGCTCTTCAGTTGTGTGTCTTCAGTTGTCCCGGGAGACATACCCCCGGATACGCGAAGAAGCGGCTCCCATGGGCGGGAACCGCTCGACGCGTTGTCCTATCGGCGCAGGCCGAGGCGCTTGATCAGCGCACGGTAACGCTCGATGTCCGTGCTCTCCAGGTAACGCAGGAGGCGGCGGCGCTTACCCACGAGCAGCAGCAGACCGCGGCGGCTGTGGTGGTCGTGCTTGTGGTCCCTCGAGTGCTCGGTGAGGTCGGTGATGCGCTGCGTGAGCATCGCGACCTGCACCTCCGGGGAGCCGGTGTCGCCCTCGGTGGTGGCGAAGTCGGCCATGATCTGCTTCTTGACGTCAGCGGTCAGCGGCATGCTGCGACACTGCTCCTTCTCTGGGTCGTTGCGCGGCGCGCCCGGGCTGGTTCACCGGGGCTCTGTGGATCCGCGGCCGATCTAACGGCAACCCCTGAAGATTACCAGCGCGCCGTGGGGCCGCCCTAATCGAGGCTGACCCCATCACGGACGGGTCCACGTCTCGGCCCGTCCGTGATGGGTCAACGGCAGGTCATTCCGCAGGGGTGATGTTCTGGTTGATCCGAAAGACGTTGTCCGGGTCGTAGTGCGCCTTGACCCTGCTCAGCCGGTCGTAGTTGTCGCCGTACGCGGCGCGGACGCGCTCATTGCCCTCGTCACGCATCAGGAAATTCACATACGCACCGCCGACCGAGTGCGGGTGCAGTTCCTCCCAGTAGGTGCGAGCCCATGACGAGAGGGTCTCTGCTCGAGCGGGGTCAGGATCGACACCCACGATGACTCCGTTCCAGCCGCCATCACGGTGGGCGAAGGCGGTGGCCTCCTGCGGAACGCGAGCGGCAGCTCCGTCGATCGGGTAGAGGTGCATCGTGGAGTGCCCTGAGGGGGTTCGTTCGAAGTTGCGGCAGTGCACCTCGATCGCCTCGTCGGAGATCTCGTGGAAGACGTCCGCCTTCCAGTACCACTGCAGCCCGGGCGGGTAGAGCCCGTCGAAGGCACCCTGGAGGGCCGTGTAGGGCATCGGCCCCAGTCCGTTGAGCACCGGGGAGCCGAAGGAGCGAATCGGCTCGAGGACCTCGTCGGCCCCCTCGTGTCGTCCCGTGTACGACCACATGATGCCGCAGCACTTGCGCCCCCACAGCTCCTCGGGGAACGGCGGTGCGGGGGGAACGGTCAGCAGGCCGAACCACCCGTAGAGGTTCTCCGGCAGCGCCGGTTGCAGTTCCCGGTACCAGCGCATCACCTCACGCGTGTCCGCGAAGTCGTAGAGAACCGGCCCACCGATGATCGTGCCGTTCTCACCGATCGGGTGCAGGTCGAACGTGAACGAGGTCACCACCCCGAAGTTGCCTCCCCCTCCGCGCAGTGCCCAGAACAGGTCGGGGTGGGAGGACTCGCTGGTCCTGACCATGGACCCGTCGGCGAGCACGACGTCGGCTGCGCGCAGGTTGTCCACCGTCAGACCGAACTGCCGGGTCAGGTACCCGGTGCCACCCCCCAGGCTCAGGCCACCCACGCCGGTCGTGGAGAGGATCCCCGAGGGTGTTGCCATGCCGAAGCCGATGGTGGCGTGGTCGACATCCGCCCAGGTGCAGCCACCATCGACCCTGGCCGTGCGTTCTTCGGGATCAACGGTGACGCTGTGCATCTCCGACAGATCGATGACCAGAGCGTCGTCGGCCACCCCGAGACCGCCGGCATTGTGGCCACCACCGCGGATCGCGATGGGGAGACCGTGTGCGCGGCCGAAGCGCACGCACGCGCGAACGTCGGTGACGTCCCGGCAGTAGGCGATCACGGCAGGTCGACGGTCGATCATGGCGTTGTACACGGCGCGACCGCGGTCGAAGTCCGGGTCACCGGGCTGCACCACGTGACCGTGCAGCTCTGCGGAGAGTTCAGGCAAGGGCACGGCGTGCGCCGTACTCACGGGCTGGGTCTCGGTGGTCATGGTGAGGTCCTCTCCAAGGGTCCCCGCACGGGGAACTGGTCGTACCGGCGACCCTAGGCAGCCAAGCGTTCGTGGATCGTTCGCCCGCTGAGCGGCCGCCGATCGTGGAGCGAACGCCTCAGGACGAGGAGGCGCGGGCAGCCAGACTCCTCCGGCACCGCTCGACCAGAGCGAGGCTTCCCTGTCGTCGGGCCAGCGCACGGGCGGCCTCGAGGCGGGCGACCGCTTGGTCGGGAGAGTCGTGGGCAGCTCGTTGTCGCATCAGTTCGGGCACCCACCACATGTCCTGCCGAGCTCGTCCGTCGACGACGGCGGCGTCCAGTGTCGAGCATGCGGCCTCCACCTGACCTCCCCGTGTCAGCAGATCGGCGACGAGGCCGTGCCAGTACGGCATCCGGATCAGTTCCTGCCGAGCCCGGAGCCGGTCGATACCCCGACGTGCGGTCGACAGGCCCTCGGCGTCGCCACGTTGCCATCCGCCCAGGATCTCTCCCCATTCCCGGTAGTAGACGAATCCGTAGCGCTCACACAGCTCAGCGAGGCGCGCGACGGCACCCCGCGACTCATCTGCGGCTCCGCACATCTGGAACGTGATGGCGCCGTAGGCCAGGGAGATCGTCAGACTGTAGGGATGGCTCAGGCCCTCCGCGCGCGTGATGGCGTCACGACCGGCCGCCAGCGCCCCGGCCGGCTTCCCGCTCAACCACAGGGCGTGGGCGGACCAGGCCAGCGCATGGACCTCCGGAAGGGAGCCGACGATGAGTGACGGAGCACCTCGGGAGCCCTCCCAGGCAAGGTCGAAATGCTGCAGTGACTCCTCGATGCGGCCCAGGGCCTGGGCCGACCCGGCGTAGGCAAAGTGGACCTGCCCGGCCATCTCGCTGCCCGTGGTGACCCTGTCGAGGACGCGCGTGATGATCCGATGACTGTCGGCGACCTCGCCCCGGACGAACGTCGATGCCCACAAGGCGATCGCGCTGTCCATGGCCTCGTCCGCGCGCCCGAGGCTCTCGGCCAGATCCAGGCACCGTTCGGCTGCTTCCCTCAGCTGCGGTGAGGAGTAGCCGTGCGCCGCGTTGATGGACGGGATCGCGTCCCGCAGGATCCCGAGCTCCAGGGCGTCCCGGTTGCGACCGCCGGGAAGGGAGCTGACGAGCGACCTGGCCTTGCGGTAGAACCGGATCGACTCCGAGTGCGCGAACGTCGCCACGGCCATCTCCGCAGCACGGCGGTAGTAGTGCAGGGCACGCTCGGGGACATCACCCTGCTCGTACTGCTCGGCCATCTGGGCGGCGACGTCGTCGAGGTGGTTGGCGTGGACCAGCTCCAACGCCTGGGCCAGTCGCCGATGCATCAACCACTGCTGCGGCCGACCAACCTGGGTGTACGCGCTGTCGCGCATCAGGTCGTGGGAGAAGTCGTAGCCCCCCGGCAGCTCGCGCACGATCCGGTGTCGCCACAGCTCGTCGACCGCACGGACAACGGCATCAGGGGCGAGATCGCTGGCTGCGGTGAGCACTTCGAGGGAGAAGTCCCGTCCCACCGCCGCGGCCAGCGCAGCGACTTCGCGCGACTGGGGACCGACCTGTGCCAGGCGGTTGCGCAGCACCGTGTCGAGGTCGGCCGCCGGCCCGCCGTTGGCGAAGGTGTCGGTGCGCGAGGCCTCGACCACGTAGAGCGGGAAGCCGCCGGTGACGGCGTGCAGGAGCGACTCATCCAGGTCAAGGGCGCGGTGACCACACAACTGCCTGGCGAGACTGGTGGTGTCCTCGGGATCGAGAGGAACGAGGGCGACGGTCGTGAGCCGGGATGCATGGTTCAGGTGTGCGATCCATTCACGCACCCCCGGCTGCGCACCGTCGTCGTCCTGGCGGAGCGTGGCGGCGACCATCAGTGCCGAATCGGTGGACGACTCCAGACAGTACCCAAGGACCGCGAGCGTCTCCTGATCGCACCACTGCAGATTGTCCAGGACGAGCAGCAGGGGACGGTCGACACCGGTCAGTGCCCGTGACACCCCCTCGAAGAACCGAAGCCGTTGCCACGCATCGACCATGGCGCGCGACACCGGTGTCGTGGCTGCCGGGGAGGTCGACGGGGGAACGAGGCGCTCGACCTCGGCCTGCCAGACCGGTTCCAGGCTCGCGGTGGCAGCCCGCAGCTCGGCCGTTCGGAGCCACTCCGCCACCGGCGCCAGACCGAGTCGGCCCGATGTCGCGAAGCACTCGGTGACGGCCACCGCGCCCCCCTGCGTGCGCACCTCGGACACGAGTTCGGCCACCAGCCGGGTCTTGCCCACTCCGGGGTCGCCGGCGACGATGACGACCCGGGCACTGCCCGATGCCGCGGCGCTCCACTCCTCGCGCAACCGTGCCAGGTCGCTCTCCCGCCCCGTCAGTTGCGCGAGCGCGACTCCACGCCTGCCCGTGGGTGGCCTCCTTGCCTGCTCGGGCCTCCCTCGACCCGAGGCGAGCAGGCGATGGAAGACCGTCTGGGTGGCTCGATCGGGATCGATGCCCAACTCGTTCTCCAGCACCGACGCACAATGGTGGTACGTGCTGATCGCACCGGACCGGTCCCCGATATCGGCCAGCAGCTCCATCAGGGAGCGATAGCCGACCTCCTCCAACGGTTGCAGCTGGATCCGCCTCCGGGCAGCGGCTTCCGCGGTCTGCAGGTCTCCGGTGCGCAGGCCCGCTTGGCACACCAGGTCACTCAGGGCGGTGCACTCACGTGCCAGCCGGTCACGCTCGGTGATGACCCAGTCGTCGCAGCACCCCGGCAGCAGGTCACCGCCGTACACGTCGAGGGCGGCAGCCCCGTGCCGAAGGGCGCCCTCGTCGCGACCCTCTCCCACCGCGCGGTGTGCCGCGATGCGTTCGGAGGCGAACACGTGCACATCCACTCGACAGCCCGGGCCCTCCTGCCAGCACAACGTCGCGGGCTCGACGACCAGCCCGACGCCGTCCCCGAGCGTCCTGCGCAGCTGGTGCAGCTCGCGCCGGAGGTTGGTCAATGCCTGTGCATCGGTGGACCCGGGCCAGAACAGCCCTGCGATCCGCTGCCGTGGCTGAGGGGCGTCAGCGTGCAGTGCCAGCAACCCGAGGAGGGCGAGGGTGCGCTGCGACCGGGTCCGAACATCTCCGGTCGCGCCGTCCGTTATCACCTGCTCACCGAGCAGGCGCGCATGCAGCATGAGCGTCGCCCCTGGCGTTCAGGCTACACCCGCGCACGCTCCAGCACCCCCGTCGCCGACTGCGTGCACTCCCGTCCGTCGTTACCCGTGCGGTCGTCCGCTTCCGTCGTTACCGTGAGGCCACCGGCTCACCGAAGGAGCATCATGACGACCACGGACACACCCAACCCCACATCCTCTGGATTCGACACGGTCAGAGTCATCCACCTGGCCGCCGTCGCCGCCATCGGCGGCTTCCTCTTCGGCTTCGACACCGCCGTGATCAACGGCACCGTCACGGCCATGCAGAGCCAGTTCGGGATGAGCGGCACCCTCACCGGCTTCGTCGTCTCCTCCGCCCTCCTGGGGTGCATGGTCGGCGCCTACGTGGCCGGCCGCATCGCCGACCGGATCGGACGGGTGCGCGTGATGCTCCTCGCGGCGGCGATGTTCACGCTGTCGGCGATCGGCTCCGGCCTGGCCTTCGGCCCCGTGGACATGATCGTCTGGCGCGTCGTCGGCGGCCTCGGCGTGGGCGCGGCATCGGTGATCGCCCCCGCCTACATCGCCGAGGTCTCCCCCGCCCAGATCCGCGGCCGGATGGGCTCGCTGCAGCAGCTGGCGATCGTGCTGGGGATCTTCGTCGCGCTGCTGTCGGACTTCGCCATCGCCGGCGCCGCCGGTGGCTCCGAGGAGGTCCTGGGCCTGGGCCTGGAGGCCTGGCGGTGGATGTTCCTCGCCGAGGTGGTCGCCGCCCTGACGTACGGGGTGCTGGCGGCCACGATCCCGGAGTCGCCGCGCTACCTCGTGCGGATCGGCCAGGAGGGACGGGCCCGCACCGTGCTCGGGACCATCCTGCGCTCCGGCGTCGACAGCCGCATCCGGGAGATCAAGCGCACCATCAAGCAGGAGTCGCGCACGACCTTCGCCGACCTGAAGAAGCCCGGCGGCGGTCTGCTGCCGATCGTGTGGATCGGCATCGCGCTGTCGGTCTTCCAGCAGTTCGTCGGGATCAACGTCATCTTCTACTACTCGTCGATGCTGTGGCAGTCGGTGGGCTTCACCGAGGAGGACGCGCTCCTGCAGACGGTGATCACCTCGGTGACCAACATCGTCGTCACGCTGATCGCCATCGCCCTGGTGGACAAGATCGGTCGGCGGCTGCTGCTGCTGATCGGCTCTGCCGGCATGACGGTGTGCCTGGGCGTGATGGCCATCGTCTTCTCGCAGGCGAGGATCGTCGATGGCGCGCCCGACCTCACCGACTCGGCCGGTCTGACGGCCCTGATCGCGGCGAACGGGTTCGTCGTCTTCTTCGGGGCGACGTGGGGCCCGGTGGTGTGGGTGCTCCTCGGCGAGATGTTCAACAACACCATCCGCGGGCTCGCGCTCGGCATCGCCGCGGCCGCGCAGTGGCTGGCCAACTTCGCCATCTCCACCAGCTTCCCGAACATGGCCGAGATCGGGTTGTGGTTCGCCTACGGCTTCTACACCCTGTGCGCGTTCCTCTCCCTGCTCTTCGTGCTCAAGTTCGTACCGGAGACGAAGGGGGTCGAGCTGGAGGACATGGCCTGACCCCCGGTGCGGGCCGCCGGCGTGTCCCCGGTCGGCGACGGTGGACCGTCAGGCCCCGCTGGACCGTCAGCCCAGGGAACGGATCGTGATGCGCTTCGGCCCGGTCACCTCGACCTCGACCGTCCAGACGCGCTCCCCCGACAGCCTCGGGACGAGGTCGGGCGGTACGAGCGCGGTGTACTCGCTCCCCACGGCGTCGGTCATGAGGTCCGCGGCGGCCCCCACCGGTGACGTCCGCTCGACGAGGACGACGGCGGTGGACCATCCGTCAGCCGGTCCGGGCCGGGGCTCCCCCCTCGGCGTGCACCGCACGAGGGAACGGTTCTCGATCGCCTGCACCATGCTGTCTCTCCTCGCTCCCCACGCAGCTCCTCACGCCACGTCACGTCCAGCCAACCACGTGGCCAGCGAGTGCGCGATGGGCATCCCGGTCGGTTCCTCGAATGAGCTGTAGGCGGGCGAGGGGTTCACCTCGAAGCACCACCACTGGTCGTCCTCGTCCCTGAGCAGGTCGACCCCGGCCAGCGGCAGGTCGAGGGCCTCCGCGAGAGCGACGCATCGCTCGGCCACCTCGTCGGGAAGGGCCACCGGGGTCATCGTGGCACCGGCACCCCCTTCGGCATAGCGGTAGTCGATGGTGTCGGAGTCGACGGCGCAGGCGTGCACCCGGTCGCCGACGACGTGGACCCGCACATTGGTCCCGACGACCAGCCGCTGGAACTGGGTGGGCAGGTCCCGGACCCGGTCGAGGTCGTCGAGCCGCGGACCGGTCAGCTCGTGGACGACTGATCGCACACCGCTGACCGACTTGTAGACGACCCGGCCGTGCCGCCGCAGGAAGTGCCGCACCGCCTCCGGGTCACTCGTGACGACGGTCTCGGGGACATCGAATCCGTGGGAGCGGATCAGGGCCGCCTGGTAGGGCTTGGAGGTGTTGCTCATCATCGCCGTGGGCCGATTCGCCACGCGAAGGGGGGCGACGTCGGCCCAGGCGGTCAGGGCCGTGAGGGCCGCTGCCTGCCGACGGTCGCGCAGGGGGTCCGGCGGGAGTCCCACCACCTCGGGGCCGCTGAGCCGGAGGTAGAGCCCGCTGGCCCGCGACAGGTCCACCCTGGCCCCGTACCGTCCCGCGTGCGCCCCGACCACCCCGCCGCGCACCGCGACCTCCAGCTGCCAGGCGTGGGCCTCCTCCTCCGCGAGCAGCAGCACCTCGATCCCCTCGCCGGCGGCACGATCGAGCAGCAGGCTCACGGGCGGCTCGGCCGGGCTGCCGACGACGATGATCACGCGGCCCGCCGCCCTTCGTGCTCCGCGGCGCGCTGCTCGAGGTGGCGGGCCAGCATCAGCAGGTGCGTGGGGAGGGTCGACGAGGGCACCGGGTCGACCCCCAGGACCTGCGGACGGTCGCGGACCGGGCCGGGCGCCGCCAACCGGACGGCGGCCACCTCCAGGTCCAGGGACCGCACGAGCGCACGAAGGGGGTCGTGCAGGTCCGCAGGACCGTCGACCTCGCTGCCGCAGACGAGGGCGTCCCAGCGACCCGGCGCGATGTCCGACAGGCCGACCGCGGGCTCGGCCAGGGGCGGACCGCCGGCACCGGGTGGGAAGCCGTCGAGGTGGCGCGGAGTGCCCCCGTCGGGCCAGCTGCGCCGCCCCCCACCGGGCCACCGTCCGGGGGGCACCCGAGCGGCATCCGTGGCGAGCAGCAGGTCGGGAGTGGCCAGGCCGACGGCCGCGCAGGCGACGGCGACCCGCAGGGGGTCCGGCACGGTGCCGCACAGCGCGCTCGGGGTCGGTCGGTTGACCACGACCTCGCGCCGGCTCCACAGCCACGACATCGCCACGGCGTGCATCTCCGCCGCTGCGTAGTCGTCATCGCTCGGCCGGGCGAAGGGTCGGGCACCGAGGGTCGCCGCGCGACACCAGATGACGTCGTACCCCGGGGGATCGGGCACGGACTCGACCGCGCACGGGCCCGACTCGGGGTTGAGGGTCATGGGGTGACGCGCGAGCTCCCGGTCGTCGACCACGGTGACCCGCCCGACCCCGCGGTGACGCAGCAGCCCTGCCAGGGCCGGCACCACCACGTCACCGGGTGGGGCGATGAGCAGGATCGACGGGGACATCGGTGGCCTCAGGTGGGTGGCAGGGTGTCGAAGCGTGCCTTCGCCTCCGGCGACCCCTCCTCGACCGCCGCCCGGAGCGCGGCGGGGTCGGGTCCCCCGCTGGTGCGCCCCAGGTCCGGCCGCTCGGACTCGCCGATGAACGGCTCCGCACCGGCCGCCCCCTCCTGGTCCGCAGCCGCACCACCCCACGAGGCGAGGAGGGCGTGGACGGTCGCCTCGAGAGCGTCCAACCGCTCGGTCGTGCGGTCCTGCGGCGACCCGCCCTGGCCGGACGGCGTCGCCCACCCGGATGCTCCGGGGGAGAAGGGTCCCTCGGCGTACTTCTCACCGAACTTCGTGTCGGGGAACTTCTCCTCGCGGATCCCCTTCCCGTCGCGCAGGTCCTTCAGCGGGTCGTTGTCCCGCAGGTCCTTGAACGGCTTGGGGTCCTCGCGCACGTCCTTGAACCGCTTGTCACCGTCACGCAGGTCCTTGACCTGCTTGAGGTCGATGTCCGGCCGACGCTTCCACCTGTCGTCGCGGGCGTCCTTGAGGTCCTTGAACTTGGGCGGCATGAAGCAGCGCACCTTCACCTGCACGGTCATCGCGGCGGCCGCGGCGGGGATGCCCGTGATCTCCACGCAGGTGGACGCCCCGGCGAAGGACTTGCTGCTCGGGGTGGTCGTCTCCGTGAAGGAGGTGTTGTTCGACGAGCCCGGGTAGGGGTCACCGTCATCGCCGCGGTTGGCATTGAGCTCCAGGTGCCGGTTGCCGTCCGCCTGGAGCAGCCCGACCTTGTAGTGCGCCTCGTTGCTGTTCCCGGCGACGGCCTCGTCGATGTGCCAGATGAGCAGGCCACCGCCGGGCAGCGACTGGTCGTAGCCGGTGCGCTGTCGGTTCTCCACGAGGAAGTACTCGTTCCCCCCTCCTCCGTCCTTCCACAACCGGTAGGCACTGCGGCCGGTCTTGATGTCGTTGATGGTGACGGTGGCATTGGTCGACTGCACCACCACATTCGCCCAGCCCTGGTTGACCTTGCACCAGGCAGAGGGGTGCGTGGGCCGGTCACCCCCGCCTCCCCAGGAACCACCTCCCATGAGGCACCAGTTGCCGACCCCCTCGGAGGTGCCGTCGGTGTCGTAGAGATCGGGCCAGCCGAAGACGAGGTGTCCGAGCTCGTGCGCGCTCACCCCGATCTTCGCGTCCTCCGGGATGGTGAGGTAGGCGTAGACCTTGGTGCTGTCCACGGTGCGGTGGGCGGGCAGGACCCACTTGTGCGACCAGATGTCCCCGGCCGCGCCGGTCTCCTCGGCGCCCCGGCCGGCATGCACCACGATGAAGGCGTCGACAAACCCGTTGCCGTCGTTGTCGTACGGGTCGAAGTCCACATCGGCGTCGGCCGCGGACAGGGCGTCGTCGGCCAGGGTCCGGGCATTCGGTGCGGTGGACTGAGTGCCGTTGTCGGTTCCGGCGTAGGCGGCCAGCGTCCGCGGCATCCGGTACGGGCCGAC
Above is a window of Janibacter cremeus DNA encoding:
- a CDS encoding ATP-binding protein, with translation MLHARLLGEQVITDGATGDVRTRSQRTLALLGLLALHADAPQPRQRIAGLFWPGSTDAQALTNLRRELHQLRRTLGDGVGLVVEPATLCWQEGPGCRVDVHVFASERIAAHRAVGEGRDEGALRHGAAALDVYGGDLLPGCCDDWVITERDRLARECTALSDLVCQAGLRTGDLQTAEAAARRRIQLQPLEEVGYRSLMELLADIGDRSGAISTYHHCASVLENELGIDPDRATQTVFHRLLASGRGRPEQARRPPTGRRGVALAQLTGRESDLARLREEWSAAASGSARVVIVAGDPGVGKTRLVAELVSEVRTQGGAVAVTECFATSGRLGLAPVAEWLRTAELRAATASLEPVWQAEVERLVPPSTSPAATTPVSRAMVDAWQRLRFFEGVSRALTGVDRPLLLVLDNLQWCDQETLAVLGYCLESSTDSALMVAATLRQDDDGAQPGVREWIAHLNHASRLTTVALVPLDPEDTTSLARQLCGHRALDLDESLLHAVTGGFPLYVVEASRTDTFANGGPAADLDTVLRNRLAQVGPQSREVAALAAAVGRDFSLEVLTAASDLAPDAVVRAVDELWRHRIVRELPGGYDFSHDLMRDSAYTQVGRPQQWLMHRRLAQALELVHANHLDDVAAQMAEQYEQGDVPERALHYYRRAAEMAVATFAHSESIRFYRKARSLVSSLPGGRNRDALELGILRDAIPSINAAHGYSSPQLREAAERCLDLAESLGRADEAMDSAIALWASTFVRGEVADSHRIITRVLDRVTTGSEMAGQVHFAYAGSAQALGRIEESLQHFDLAWEGSRGAPSLIVGSLPEVHALAWSAHALWLSGKPAGALAAGRDAITRAEGLSHPYSLTISLAYGAITFQMCGAADESRGAVARLAELCERYGFVYYREWGEILGGWQRGDAEGLSTARRGIDRLRARQELIRMPYWHGLVADLLTRGGQVEAACSTLDAAVVDGRARQDMWWVPELMRQRAAHDSPDQAVARLEAARALARRQGSLALVERCRRSLAARASSS
- a CDS encoding sugar porter family MFS transporter; the protein is MTTTDTPNPTSSGFDTVRVIHLAAVAAIGGFLFGFDTAVINGTVTAMQSQFGMSGTLTGFVVSSALLGCMVGAYVAGRIADRIGRVRVMLLAAAMFTLSAIGSGLAFGPVDMIVWRVVGGLGVGAASVIAPAYIAEVSPAQIRGRMGSLQQLAIVLGIFVALLSDFAIAGAAGGSEEVLGLGLEAWRWMFLAEVVAALTYGVLAATIPESPRYLVRIGQEGRARTVLGTILRSGVDSRIREIKRTIKQESRTTFADLKKPGGGLLPIVWIGIALSVFQQFVGINVIFYYSSMLWQSVGFTEEDALLQTVITSVTNIVVTLIAIALVDKIGRRLLLLIGSAGMTVCLGVMAIVFSQARIVDGAPDLTDSAGLTALIAANGFVVFFGATWGPVVWVLLGEMFNNTIRGLALGIAAAAQWLANFAISTSFPNMAEIGLWFAYGFYTLCAFLSLLFVLKFVPETKGVELEDMA
- a CDS encoding ATP-grasp domain-containing protein, whose translation is MIIVVGSPAEPPVSLLLDRAAGEGIEVLLLAEEEAHAWQLEVAVRGGVVGAHAGRYGARVDLSRASGLYLRLSGPEVVGLPPDPLRDRRQAAALTALTAWADVAPLRVANRPTAMMSNTSKPYQAALIRSHGFDVPETVVTSDPEAVRHFLRRHGRVVYKSVSGVRSVVHELTGPRLDDLDRVRDLPTQFQRLVVGTNVRVHVVGDRVHACAVDSDTIDYRYAEGGAGATMTPVALPDEVAERCVALAEALDLPLAGVDLLRDEDDQWWCFEVNPSPAYSSFEEPTGMPIAHSLATWLAGRDVA